The genomic region TACGTCCAATGCCGTCGCTTTGCAACTTCATATCCATCACGCCAACTTCTTCTGTGGTTGGTTCGATTAATACAGCACCAGCACCATCTCCAAAAATAGGACAAGTAGCTCTATCTGTATAATCAACTATTGATGACATTTTTTCTGCACCAACTAAAACAACTTTTTTAGCAATACCAGATTCTATGTATGCAGTAACAGTTGCAAGACTATATAAAAAACCGCTACAGCCAGCATTTATATCAAAGTGAAAAGCATTTTTTATTCCAACTTTATCACTAATAATACTAGATGTTGCAGGAAATTGATG from Bacteroidales bacterium harbors:
- a CDS encoding 3-oxoacyl-ACP synthase; translated protein: MSKIRAAITGIAGVVPDYILTNEELSQMVDTSDEWIMTRIGIKERRILKEPGVGSSHLGAAAVKQLLEKTNTKPEEIDLVVCATVTPDHQFPATSSIISDKVGIKNAFHFDINAGCSGFLYSLATVTAYIESGIAKKVVLVGAEKMSSIVDYTDRATCPIFGDGAGAVLIEPTTEEVGVMDMKLQSDGIGR